In Quercus robur chromosome 10, dhQueRobu3.1, whole genome shotgun sequence, a genomic segment contains:
- the LOC126702740 gene encoding transcription termination factor MTERF6, chloroplastic/mitochondrial-like: MLDIASSCSNSTGLSHTNLNPQPRLFPSKIMWVVLRIHHFSFQEAHGLTQTHVKSLITSRPVLLLADLDNTLKPNLELFESLGFSSTSLGKMLTKDPRVLESDAYTVVEFFRAHGFSDQQISDLTMKRPTLYLFNAHKIFKPKLEFFRSLGLSELEIAKILSTEPYILERSLENQIIPCVQELRRILGNDENVVKAIKACYRVLECKVEKVLQPNISMLVSRGVPMSLILKMFLIQPKSMLMKTYRFSEIVDEVMKLGFDPNNLLFVLAIRSMAVMSKSLWKQKVEAFKSFGLSKDEIYAAFKKQPMCMIASENKIRKLMSFFVNKLNMTPSMISKNPNLLLLSLEKRIIPRCSVLHLLISKGLVKEETSIVYVFRMTEKRFVDKLVSKYQNEVPDVVSAHQGKIEFQGFPFDLKI, from the exons ATGCTCGATATTGCTTCAAGCTGCTCAAACTCAACTGGACTATCACATACCAATCTCAATCCTCAACCCAG GCTCTTTCCTTCAAAAATCATGTGGGTTGTCCTTAGAATCCACCATTTCAGCTTCCAAGAAGCTCACGGTTTGACTCAGACCCATGTCAAAAGTTTAATTACTAGTCGTCCAGTCTTGCTTTTGGCTGATTTAGACAATACCCTGAAGCCCAACTTGGAGTTGTTTGAGTCATTGGGGTTTTCTAGTACTAGCCTTGGCAAAATGCTTACCAAAGACCCACGTGTGCTTGAAAGTGATGCATACACTGTGGTTGAGTTCTTTAGAGCTCATGGTTTCAGTGATCAGCAAATATCAGATTTGACTATGAAGCGTCCGACATTGTATTTGTTCAATGCACATAAGATTTTTAAGCCAAAGCTTGAGTTTTTCAGATCTTTGGGCTTGTCAGAACTTGAAATTGCAAAGATTTTGTCGACCGAGCCTTATATTCTAGAAAGGAGCCTCGAAAACCAAATCATTCCTTGTGTTCAAGAACTTAGGCGGATTCTTGGCAATGATGAGAATGTCGTAAAGGCTATAAAGGCATGCTACAGGGTACTTGAATGTAAAGTGGAAAAAGTTCTACAGCCCAACATATCGATGTTGGTAAGCCGTGGTGTACCCATGTccttaattttgaaaatgttcTTGATCCAACCAAAATCAATGCTTATGAAGACTTATCGGTTTAGTGAGATTGTTGATGAAGTTATGAAATTGGGTTTCGATCCCAATAATCTGCTATTTGTTCTAGCCATACGTTCCATGGCGGTTATGAGTAAATCTTTGTGGAAGCAAAAGGTAGAAgcttttaaaagttttggattGTCGAAGGATGAGATTTATGCAGCATTCAAAAAGCAACCCATGTGTATGATTGCTTCAGAGAATAAAATCAGGAAATTGATGAGTTTCTTTGTGAACAAACTGAATATGACACCTTCAATGATCTCCAAGAATCCAAACCTTCTACTGCTTAGCTTGGAGAAGAGGATTATTCCAAGGTGTTCAGTTCTGCATCTTTTGATATCAAAGGGGTTGGTTAAGGAAGAAACTAGCATTGTTTATGTGTTCAGAATGACTGAGAAGAGGTTTGTGGACAAGTTAGTGAGCAAATATCAGAATGAGGTTCCAGATGTTGTTAGTGCACACCAAGGCAAGATAGAATTTCAAGGGTTCCcctttgatttaaaaatttga